In Sporichthya polymorpha DSM 43042, a genomic segment contains:
- a CDS encoding PaaI family thioesterase: protein MPEQVDLGEVRAWIADRPFMTWMGIAVVTLEPRNVVLSLNIEPHMRYIQGMLHGGLACVLLDTAIGVAARLEVPADRAVRTTALETHYLAPGRGSLARVVGTATLADDGSGNRVVGTGTVSIDGIDVASGRGEFAVVYRDRNLREAHGRESRRSVAGG, encoded by the coding sequence TTGCCGGAACAGGTGGATCTTGGCGAGGTCCGCGCGTGGATCGCAGATCGTCCATTCATGACCTGGATGGGGATCGCGGTCGTCACGCTGGAACCACGAAACGTGGTGCTATCGCTCAACATCGAACCTCATATGCGCTACATCCAGGGCATGCTGCACGGCGGCCTGGCCTGCGTCCTGCTGGACACCGCGATCGGCGTGGCCGCCCGCCTCGAGGTTCCCGCCGATCGTGCGGTACGGACCACCGCTCTGGAGACCCACTACCTGGCGCCGGGACGAGGATCACTAGCCCGGGTTGTCGGGACCGCCACCCTCGCCGACGACGGATCCGGAAACAGAGTGGTGGGAACCGGCACCGTCAGTATCGACGGTATCGATGTGGCCTCCGGTCGTGGCGAGTTCGCCGTCGTCTATCGCGATCGCAATCTTCGTGAGGCTCACGGGCGTGAGTCCCGCCGCTCAGTCGCTGGCGGGTAG
- a CDS encoding SDR family NAD(P)-dependent oxidoreductase, translated as MDINGCAALVTGGAGGLGEATVRRLVADGVNVVIADLADDRGEKLAADLGDRAIYVRTDVLDDASVAAAVETAQSRGGLRLAVAAHGGWAAQMRVLGRDGSPMPQQLFDKTVALYLSGTFNVLRQSAAAMARLEPQDSGCRGVIVNTASIAAFEGQIGQSDYAAAKGGVVGLGLAAARDLSAVGVRVVTIAPGTFFTPAFQMEEEEAQATWGSSVPFPKRMGRPAEYAALVATIVDNDYLNGETIRIDGAQRFGPK; from the coding sequence GTGGACATCAACGGGTGCGCTGCTCTGGTCACCGGAGGAGCCGGGGGACTGGGTGAGGCGACCGTGCGGCGGCTCGTTGCCGACGGCGTCAACGTGGTGATCGCGGATCTCGCCGATGACCGCGGTGAGAAGTTGGCTGCTGACCTCGGGGATCGCGCGATCTACGTCCGGACGGATGTGCTCGACGACGCGAGCGTTGCCGCAGCTGTCGAGACCGCGCAGTCGCGTGGTGGACTTCGCCTCGCGGTGGCCGCTCACGGAGGGTGGGCCGCGCAGATGCGGGTGTTGGGCCGGGATGGCAGTCCCATGCCACAGCAGTTGTTCGACAAGACCGTGGCGCTCTACCTCTCGGGGACGTTCAATGTGCTCCGGCAATCGGCTGCCGCCATGGCCAGGTTGGAGCCTCAGGATTCCGGTTGCCGCGGCGTCATCGTCAACACAGCGAGCATCGCCGCTTTCGAAGGACAGATCGGGCAGTCGGACTACGCCGCGGCCAAGGGCGGAGTTGTTGGCCTGGGTCTGGCGGCCGCGCGTGATCTCAGTGCTGTCGGCGTCCGCGTCGTCACCATCGCGCCCGGAACATTCTTCACGCCGGCGTTCCAGATGGAGGAGGAGGAGGCGCAGGCAACCTGGGGGAGCTCGGTGCCTTTCCCCAAGCGGATGGGGCGGCCCGCCGAGTACGCGGCGCTGGTCGCGACCATCGTCGACAATGACTACCTGAACGGTGAAACGATCCGTATCGACGGGGCTCAGCGCTTCGGGCCCAAGTAG
- a CDS encoding acyl-CoA thioesterase domain-containing protein, with translation MPDTVPRVTSDVLSLEQLDELAFEGWARRGPPHQIYGGQVVAHALLAAARTVPPGRMVHSLHSQFLERGNPREPIRYYVTRVRDGGTFTSRQTVAVQAGRTIFTQASSFQEERSGITHQLPRIESLPDPAALPSTDSRMERLDEQTREWWRVLGPMFPMEIRFLDEPARACSARGERVPPRERFYVHFNDGLSGDAAIHAGALAYLSDLFLLSASVLPHGLLVGPQVTVTSLDHCIWFHRQVRGDEWLLHDIESSWAGGGRALARGHIFAMDGGLVATTMQEGVIRSVG, from the coding sequence TTGCCGGACACCGTCCCCCGAGTGACGTCAGACGTTCTCTCCCTCGAACAACTTGACGAGTTGGCCTTCGAGGGATGGGCGCGTCGCGGGCCGCCGCATCAGATCTATGGCGGACAAGTGGTCGCGCACGCCCTGCTCGCTGCGGCCCGAACCGTGCCGCCGGGGCGAATGGTTCACTCCCTGCATTCGCAGTTTCTTGAGCGAGGCAACCCGCGAGAGCCTATTCGGTACTACGTGACACGGGTTCGAGACGGTGGAACGTTCACCTCGCGGCAGACCGTCGCCGTTCAGGCCGGGCGCACGATCTTTACGCAGGCTTCCTCGTTCCAAGAGGAGCGGTCGGGCATTACTCACCAGCTCCCCCGCATCGAATCACTGCCGGATCCCGCTGCCCTTCCGAGCACCGATAGCCGGATGGAAAGGTTGGACGAACAGACCCGCGAGTGGTGGCGAGTTCTCGGGCCCATGTTCCCGATGGAGATCCGGTTTCTGGATGAGCCTGCTCGTGCGTGCAGTGCCCGCGGCGAGCGAGTCCCGCCCAGAGAACGCTTCTATGTGCACTTCAACGATGGTCTCTCCGGCGACGCCGCGATCCACGCCGGTGCATTGGCCTACCTGTCCGATCTTTTCTTGCTCTCCGCCAGTGTGCTCCCGCACGGCCTGCTCGTCGGACCGCAGGTGACGGTGACCAGTCTCGATCACTGCATCTGGTTCCATCGTCAGGTCCGCGGCGACGAATGGCTGCTGCACGACATCGAGTCGTCCTGGGCCGGCGGCGGACGTGCCCTCGCGCGCGGCCACATTTTCGCGATGGACGGCGGCTTGGTCGCGACCACGATGCAGGAGGGGGTCATCAGGAGCGTGGGCTAG
- a CDS encoding thiolase family protein: protein MSAPVIVSACRTPIGTAFKGTLTQTSALDLAGVVLAEAVERSGAPADAFDDVILGESMYGGGVIARYAAVAAGLTEVPGMAVNRHCATSLSSLCMAAGSIAAGMDQLVIAGGVTSASTAPRTLWRIGVSDEWEEAFSPSHPDRADAPNVDMSVTVGWNAARSRGVSREEMDDWAHRSHERAVAAQDAGLFDSEIVPVPVLLPDGTTARFERDEHPRRGVPREKLAALKVLHPEIEGFSITAANSSGVNDGAAALAVASEARSGELGLPVLGRVLSWASVGVDPHDTGLAPIKAIPLALKRAGLSIADVDLWEINEAFAVVPLVACRELGIDDGIVNVSGSGCSLGHPIAATGARMVVTLTHELGRRGGGIAVAAMCAGGGMGTAVVLDIASV from the coding sequence ATGTCCGCGCCCGTCATCGTGTCTGCCTGCCGCACGCCGATCGGCACTGCCTTCAAAGGAACCTTGACGCAGACCTCGGCGCTCGACCTCGCCGGCGTCGTCCTCGCCGAGGCCGTCGAACGTTCGGGAGCACCCGCCGATGCTTTCGACGACGTCATCCTTGGCGAGTCCATGTACGGCGGAGGCGTGATCGCGCGATACGCCGCGGTGGCTGCCGGGTTGACGGAGGTACCCGGAATGGCCGTCAACCGGCACTGCGCGACCAGCCTGTCCAGCCTCTGCATGGCGGCCGGTTCGATCGCGGCTGGTATGGATCAGTTGGTGATCGCCGGCGGCGTGACGTCGGCCTCGACCGCTCCGCGCACCCTGTGGCGCATCGGGGTGTCCGATGAGTGGGAGGAAGCCTTCTCGCCGTCGCACCCGGATCGCGCGGACGCGCCCAACGTCGACATGTCCGTCACGGTCGGTTGGAACGCCGCGCGCAGTCGCGGTGTCTCGCGGGAAGAGATGGACGACTGGGCGCACCGCTCGCACGAGCGTGCGGTGGCCGCCCAGGACGCCGGGCTCTTCGACAGCGAGATCGTCCCAGTTCCTGTTCTGTTGCCCGATGGGACCACAGCCCGCTTCGAACGCGACGAACATCCTCGTCGCGGAGTTCCCCGGGAGAAGCTGGCAGCGCTGAAAGTCCTCCATCCCGAGATCGAAGGCTTCAGCATCACCGCGGCCAACTCCAGCGGCGTCAACGACGGCGCTGCTGCTCTCGCGGTGGCATCCGAAGCGCGCTCCGGCGAGCTCGGCCTTCCCGTCCTCGGGCGAGTGCTGTCGTGGGCATCCGTGGGCGTTGATCCTCACGACACCGGCCTGGCGCCGATCAAGGCTATCCCGTTGGCGCTGAAGCGGGCGGGGTTGAGCATTGCCGATGTGGACTTGTGGGAGATCAATGAAGCGTTCGCAGTTGTCCCGCTTGTCGCCTGTCGCGAGCTGGGGATCGACGACGGCATCGTGAACGTGAGCGGAAGCGGGTGCAGCTTAGGCCATCCGATCGCCGCCACCGGTGCCCGGATGGTGGTCACCCTCACGCATGAGCTAGGCCGCCGGGGCGGCGGGATCGCGGTGGCCGCCATGTGCGCGGGCGGCGGGATGGGAACCGCGGTCGTGCTGGACATCGCCAGCGTTTGA
- a CDS encoding amidohydrolase family protein → MPLQDHHQIISVDDHLIEHPRVFQDRLPQRFKEAGPKIREVEGKHMWEYDGTVYPTIGLNAVAGKPPSEFGMDPVRYEDMIPGCYDPVERVKDMDLDGVQAALCFPSFPGFAGGIFHRSQDKDLAFASLQAWNDFNVDEWCASAPDRLIPLALLPTWDIDLSVREAQRMASKGARSVTFPDSPVPLGLPSFHSEHWDPLWSVLEETGMPASLHFGSSGYVPGFSFINSRVAGAEMTAPDAPFAVAIAAFATNLMWTTMDLLFSGTLQRHPNLQISLAEGGIGWIPYVLERCDQTWEKHRWYQKIDFDTRPSELFRKHFWGCFIEDTFGVANRQKIGVDRICIEIDYPHSDSVWPNSRKVAAAALAEVPDDEVEMIVETNARRMLNFPRRS, encoded by the coding sequence GTGCCTCTCCAGGACCATCACCAGATCATCTCGGTCGACGACCACCTGATCGAGCACCCGCGGGTTTTTCAGGACCGTCTCCCCCAGCGCTTCAAGGAGGCCGGCCCCAAGATCCGCGAGGTCGAGGGCAAACACATGTGGGAGTACGACGGGACCGTCTACCCCACGATCGGCCTCAACGCCGTGGCGGGCAAGCCTCCGTCCGAATTCGGCATGGACCCTGTCCGGTACGAGGACATGATCCCGGGCTGCTACGACCCGGTTGAGCGGGTCAAGGACATGGATCTTGACGGCGTTCAGGCGGCGCTGTGCTTCCCCTCGTTCCCAGGTTTCGCCGGTGGCATCTTCCACCGTTCCCAGGACAAGGATCTGGCGTTCGCCAGTCTGCAGGCCTGGAACGACTTCAACGTTGACGAATGGTGCGCATCTGCCCCGGATCGGTTGATTCCGCTCGCCCTGCTCCCGACCTGGGACATCGACCTGAGCGTTCGTGAGGCGCAGCGGATGGCCTCGAAGGGTGCGCGCTCGGTGACGTTTCCCGATAGTCCCGTTCCGCTCGGCCTGCCGTCGTTCCACAGTGAACACTGGGATCCGCTGTGGTCCGTGCTCGAGGAAACAGGGATGCCGGCGTCACTCCACTTCGGGTCGAGTGGTTATGTCCCGGGATTCTCTTTCATCAATTCCCGCGTCGCTGGCGCCGAGATGACCGCACCGGATGCACCATTCGCGGTGGCGATTGCCGCATTCGCGACAAACCTCATGTGGACGACGATGGATCTGTTGTTCAGCGGCACCTTGCAGCGCCATCCGAACCTGCAGATTTCCCTCGCCGAAGGCGGGATCGGATGGATCCCCTACGTGCTGGAACGCTGTGACCAGACGTGGGAGAAGCACCGCTGGTACCAGAAGATCGACTTCGACACGCGCCCGTCCGAGCTCTTCCGGAAGCACTTCTGGGGTTGCTTCATCGAGGACACCTTCGGCGTTGCGAACCGCCAGAAGATCGGGGTCGACCGGATCTGCATCGAGATCGACTACCCGCACTCCGACTCCGTGTGGCCGAACAGCCGCAAGGTGGCGGCCGCAGCACTCGCCGAGGTCCCTGACGACGAGGTCGAGATGATCGTGGAGACGAACGCGCGGCGAATGCTCAACTTCCCCCGTAGGTCATGA
- a CDS encoding enoyl-CoA hydratase-related protein, whose amino-acid sequence MSAESTVITEDVGAVRVVTLNRPEFLNALDMPTVAQLGRALCAADDDGAVRAIVLTAAGGRAFCVGMDLKAFAADPQSFQQPQPEFERFQRGRLGTPVIGAAQGTAVGGGLELLLACDLIVLADHVKLGLPEVKRGLFAAGGGTRISTRVPLALAMELALTGDFILAPRAYEMGLANRVVPVGELRDCALGLAGAIARNAPLALATTKRLVLDAPSLSRDEAWAEIAAAQATIFASRDAAEGAAAFAAGRDPVWSGS is encoded by the coding sequence ATGAGCGCGGAGAGCACAGTTATCACGGAAGACGTCGGCGCAGTTCGCGTCGTCACGCTGAACCGACCCGAGTTCCTCAATGCTCTCGACATGCCGACGGTCGCCCAGCTGGGTCGCGCATTGTGCGCGGCGGACGACGACGGGGCCGTACGTGCCATCGTCCTGACTGCTGCAGGTGGACGTGCGTTTTGCGTCGGAATGGATCTCAAGGCGTTCGCTGCGGATCCGCAGTCCTTCCAACAACCGCAGCCTGAATTTGAACGGTTCCAGCGGGGTCGCCTCGGCACCCCGGTGATCGGAGCGGCGCAGGGGACCGCAGTCGGTGGCGGCTTGGAGTTGTTGTTGGCCTGCGATCTCATCGTGCTGGCCGATCATGTCAAGCTGGGCCTGCCGGAGGTCAAGCGGGGCCTGTTCGCCGCCGGCGGCGGGACCAGGATCTCGACGCGTGTTCCGTTGGCCCTTGCGATGGAATTGGCGCTCACCGGAGACTTCATCCTCGCCCCGCGGGCGTACGAGATGGGGCTGGCGAATCGTGTGGTCCCGGTCGGCGAGCTTCGTGACTGTGCGCTCGGACTAGCCGGCGCGATCGCACGCAACGCACCCCTGGCGCTGGCTACGACCAAGCGCTTGGTGCTCGACGCGCCTTCGCTCTCTCGTGATGAAGCCTGGGCCGAGATCGCCGCCGCGCAGGCCACGATCTTCGCGAGCCGGGATGCCGCCGAGGGGGCCGCGGCCTTTGCCGCGGGACGAGACCCGGTCTGGTCGGGTTCGTGA
- a CDS encoding class I adenylate-forming enzyme family protein, with translation MTFEMLLDMAREACPQRQAVGSRNADRMSYADLARRAAGGATLIRDSDASHVAFLGVGSPVFPALVFASAHAGIPIAPLNYRLPAEQINDLLAQLGRPYVVADPEFLDVVRSAEVAGVISTGEWSAAAAVADEVAPSAVDPDSPAVLLFTSGTTSTPKAVVLRHGHLVSYVLQTVEFLGAEEDDCALISVPPYHIAGVGAVLTNVYSGRRFHYLPNFDPAEWLRTVREEAVTNTMLVPTMLARVVDRLGEDQARVPSLRAIAYGGARMPRTVLERALRAFPDVGFTNAYGLTETASTIAVLGPEDHRAAVESEDPTVQARLGSVGRPVPGIEVEIRSPDGAALPAGQPGELWVRGPQVSGEYAGSGSVLDENGWFPTKDAAVADVDGYLHVLGRVDDTIIRGGENIGPAEIEEVLRLHPAVADVAVFGAPDDEWGQRTVAAVVQRAGAELTAHDLRAWAKERLRSSRTPDDVVFLAELPYTPTGKLLRRQLADEFASVTR, from the coding sequence ATGACCTTCGAAATGCTTCTCGACATGGCCCGCGAGGCGTGCCCACAGCGACAGGCTGTAGGCAGTCGGAACGCTGACCGGATGAGCTACGCCGATCTCGCGCGGCGCGCGGCGGGCGGCGCCACGCTCATCCGTGATTCCGATGCCTCGCACGTGGCTTTTCTTGGCGTGGGTAGCCCGGTGTTCCCGGCCCTCGTTTTTGCCTCGGCGCACGCGGGCATCCCCATCGCTCCGCTGAACTATCGACTGCCGGCCGAACAGATCAACGATCTGCTCGCCCAGCTCGGACGGCCATATGTCGTCGCGGACCCTGAGTTCCTCGATGTGGTCCGCTCGGCCGAGGTTGCCGGAGTCATCAGTACGGGGGAGTGGTCGGCGGCCGCGGCGGTGGCAGATGAGGTTGCGCCGTCCGCTGTGGATCCCGACTCCCCCGCGGTCCTGCTCTTCACCAGCGGGACGACCAGTACACCCAAAGCCGTCGTTCTCCGCCATGGGCATTTGGTATCGTACGTTCTGCAGACGGTCGAGTTCCTCGGGGCGGAAGAGGATGACTGCGCGCTGATCAGCGTGCCGCCGTATCACATTGCCGGGGTTGGCGCCGTGCTGACCAATGTGTACTCGGGCCGTCGGTTTCACTACTTGCCGAATTTCGATCCGGCCGAGTGGTTGCGCACGGTCAGGGAGGAGGCCGTCACGAACACCATGTTGGTGCCGACCATGCTCGCCCGGGTCGTTGATCGGCTGGGCGAGGATCAAGCTCGCGTTCCTTCCCTTCGCGCCATTGCGTACGGCGGCGCCCGCATGCCCCGCACCGTCCTCGAGCGCGCATTACGTGCCTTCCCGGACGTCGGATTCACGAACGCGTATGGCCTGACCGAGACCGCCAGCACGATCGCCGTACTCGGACCGGAGGACCACCGCGCCGCAGTGGAGAGTGAGGATCCGACGGTCCAAGCGCGACTGGGCTCGGTCGGTCGCCCGGTGCCGGGCATCGAGGTCGAGATTCGCAGCCCGGACGGCGCCGCGCTCCCGGCGGGGCAACCCGGTGAATTGTGGGTGCGCGGCCCTCAGGTTTCCGGGGAGTACGCGGGATCCGGTTCTGTGCTCGACGAGAACGGTTGGTTCCCGACCAAGGACGCCGCCGTGGCCGACGTGGACGGATATCTCCATGTCCTCGGCCGGGTGGACGACACCATCATCCGCGGCGGCGAGAACATCGGCCCTGCGGAGATCGAAGAAGTGCTACGACTTCACCCCGCCGTGGCTGATGTCGCGGTCTTCGGGGCGCCGGACGATGAGTGGGGACAACGGACGGTGGCCGCGGTGGTGCAGCGTGCCGGCGCGGAGCTGACGGCTCACGACCTTCGCGCGTGGGCGAAAGAACGACTGCGTTCGAGTCGCACTCCCGATGACGTGGTGTTCCTGGCCGAGCTCCCGTACACACCAACCGGCAAGCTGCTCCGTCGGCAGCTGGCCGACGAGTTTGCGAGCGTGACCCGATGA
- a CDS encoding enoyl-CoA hydratase-related protein: MIKEIISSDGVAELVLDNPPVNALCLADIAELTGRFRSYADKVGVRAVVLRAEGRGFCAGGDVKEIQRLPGFEGIVSAAHAAMALTLSIDECAVPVIAAVHGYCVGLGVLIAGVCDIVLSAPTTPFVLAEVNNGAASGIVQALGLMPEKRLRAALFTAEPVYVEELLGFGSVLRIEPADRLAESARRVAQTIARKNPAVLRALKVATDGSLDRGLRARYRQELSATYELNMAGAAQALREDFVSGRRTGHVSRLP; encoded by the coding sequence GTGATCAAGGAGATCATCAGTTCTGACGGCGTCGCCGAGCTGGTTCTGGACAATCCGCCGGTCAACGCACTCTGCCTCGCCGACATTGCTGAGCTCACCGGCAGATTCCGGTCCTACGCCGACAAGGTCGGGGTGCGAGCGGTGGTACTGCGAGCTGAGGGCCGCGGCTTCTGCGCCGGCGGCGACGTCAAAGAAATCCAGCGACTGCCGGGCTTCGAGGGCATTGTGAGCGCTGCTCATGCGGCCATGGCGCTCACGCTATCGATAGACGAGTGCGCGGTTCCGGTCATCGCAGCGGTCCACGGGTACTGTGTGGGACTCGGCGTCCTCATCGCGGGAGTCTGCGACATCGTGCTGTCGGCGCCGACGACCCCGTTCGTGCTCGCGGAGGTGAACAACGGGGCGGCGAGTGGGATCGTGCAAGCACTCGGGCTGATGCCGGAGAAGCGCCTGCGTGCGGCCCTCTTCACTGCGGAACCTGTCTATGTCGAGGAGTTGCTCGGCTTCGGCAGCGTGCTTCGCATCGAGCCGGCCGATCGCCTCGCCGAATCGGCGCGTCGGGTGGCACAGACCATTGCGCGCAAAAACCCAGCGGTCTTGCGTGCACTGAAGGTCGCCACCGACGGCAGCCTTGATCGCGGCCTACGTGCCCGTTACCGGCAGGAGTTGAGCGCGACGTACGAACTGAACATGGCAGGTGCGGCTCAGGCCCTTCGTGAGGATTTCGTCAGTGGGAGACGAACCGGACACGTGTCGAGATTGCCGTGA
- a CDS encoding SDR family oxidoreductase has protein sequence MLPRDTFAGQVVAVTGGGTGLGKAIAVEFGRLGATVAVLSRKPEHHQAGVAAVEAVGATARAFGVDIRDPDAIADAFDAIEGQLGPVRVLVNNAAGNFPQPAEDISPRGWRAVTDIVLDGTFFCSTEFARRCQAAGQPGVILNIAATYAWTGGPGTSHSAAAKAGVVNLTQSLAVEWAPTGIRVNGLAPGLFPHEDVPVQMRADTPEGLASLARTIPAGRVGQPHELGWAATYLCSPYAAYLSGHTLVLDGANWLRRGLRMPDFVPVREQFPPRAD, from the coding sequence ATGCTGCCGCGGGACACGTTCGCCGGTCAGGTCGTTGCCGTTACCGGCGGCGGGACTGGGTTGGGGAAGGCGATTGCCGTCGAGTTCGGGCGGCTGGGCGCAACCGTGGCGGTGTTGTCACGCAAGCCAGAGCATCACCAGGCCGGCGTGGCGGCGGTTGAGGCGGTCGGGGCCACCGCCCGTGCCTTCGGCGTTGATATCCGCGATCCGGACGCGATCGCCGATGCGTTCGACGCAATCGAGGGGCAACTTGGCCCAGTCCGGGTGCTGGTGAATAACGCAGCCGGCAACTTCCCGCAACCTGCCGAAGACATCAGCCCGCGCGGTTGGCGAGCAGTGACGGACATCGTCCTGGACGGGACGTTCTTTTGTAGTACCGAGTTCGCCCGACGTTGCCAGGCCGCCGGTCAGCCCGGGGTGATCCTGAACATCGCGGCGACGTATGCCTGGACCGGGGGTCCAGGAACGTCGCATTCTGCGGCCGCCAAAGCGGGCGTCGTGAATCTGACCCAGTCCCTGGCCGTGGAGTGGGCACCGACGGGGATTCGGGTCAACGGCTTGGCTCCTGGCCTGTTCCCCCACGAGGATGTGCCGGTCCAGATGCGCGCCGACACGCCAGAGGGGTTGGCCTCGCTCGCCCGCACTATCCCGGCGGGAAGGGTTGGTCAACCGCACGAATTGGGATGGGCCGCCACGTACCTTTGCTCGCCTTATGCTGCCTATCTCAGCGGGCACACGCTCGTGCTCGACGGCGCCAACTGGCTGCGCCGAGGTCTACGCATGCCGGACTTCGTTCCAGTCAGAGAGCAGTTCCCGCCGCGCGCGGATTAG
- a CDS encoding enoyl-CoA hydratase/isomerase family protein → MTLDQDPVSIEVAAGVATVSLNRPHRHNAIDDATHARLVEVWEATLDDPEVRVVLFRGEGRSFCSGRDVTQLGERTDGESDHSFIRRFQLLRETQLSSPKPIVAALRGAVLGAGLEMALAADIRIGASDLKMAFPEIGYGLMTDTGGCPLTTMLAGPSRAKWMVMTGRPVDADRALAWGLVDEVVEPERLDQVAGDLAAELADKPQEALSMIKAAVDGIWEGTLRTAMRVELLSQVALFAGEDFKARKQAR, encoded by the coding sequence ATGACGCTCGATCAGGACCCGGTGAGCATCGAAGTTGCGGCCGGCGTCGCCACCGTCTCCTTGAATCGACCTCACCGCCACAACGCGATTGACGACGCCACGCATGCGCGATTAGTCGAGGTCTGGGAGGCGACGCTGGACGACCCCGAAGTCCGGGTCGTGCTGTTCCGTGGGGAGGGTCGCTCGTTTTGTTCCGGCCGGGACGTGACCCAACTCGGTGAGCGGACGGATGGGGAGAGCGACCACTCGTTCATTCGGAGATTCCAGTTGCTGCGCGAGACTCAGCTGTCCTCACCCAAGCCGATCGTAGCGGCGCTACGAGGGGCCGTCTTGGGGGCTGGGCTCGAGATGGCCTTGGCTGCCGACATTCGTATTGGGGCCAGTGATCTGAAGATGGCTTTTCCCGAGATCGGCTACGGGCTCATGACCGACACCGGTGGTTGCCCGTTGACCACGATGCTGGCGGGACCGTCCCGGGCCAAGTGGATGGTGATGACCGGGCGGCCCGTCGACGCAGACCGCGCCCTTGCCTGGGGCCTGGTGGACGAGGTAGTCGAACCCGAGCGGCTCGACCAGGTCGCAGGCGATCTGGCGGCTGAGCTTGCCGACAAGCCGCAGGAAGCCCTATCGATGATCAAAGCGGCCGTCGACGGCATCTGGGAAGGGACGCTACGGACCGCGATGCGCGTTGAATTGCTCTCACAAGTGGCGCTGTTCGCCGGCGAGGACTTCAAGGCGCGCAAGCAAGCCCGGTAG
- a CDS encoding TIGR03617 family F420-dependent LLM class oxidoreductase, protein MQIDVMVRPTQWDMISDLARRLDGSGFTGMTFTDVGATPWISIAAAAMAAPTLTFTTGIAVAFPMSPMIAAMTAWELAGNTGGRFRLGLGSQVKAHVERRYGVPFDPPGPRLRDYLLAVQDILATFRGERELDHHSRYYDLNFLPPTFRPEPHEHGQIKVDVSAVGPWMARMAGEYADGLHVHPLHSLPYLHNRLVPAVRIGEEAAERAPGTVDLLVPVFIVPGDTTEEREALTARTRRQIAFYGSTLNYAFQFDDLGFEGTSENLHHLLRAGDTASMTALITDEMLEHFALIGPWDSIADTLVARYGGVAERVISYLTVEDLARNPENLGRWTEIARAVRSTPRQPSQSEPPTGLACAP, encoded by the coding sequence ATGCAGATCGACGTAATGGTCCGTCCAACCCAATGGGACATGATCAGCGACTTGGCCCGGCGTCTCGACGGCAGCGGGTTCACCGGGATGACCTTTACGGACGTCGGCGCAACTCCGTGGATCAGCATCGCCGCGGCCGCTATGGCGGCCCCGACCTTGACCTTTACCACCGGCATCGCGGTGGCGTTCCCGATGAGTCCCATGATCGCGGCGATGACGGCCTGGGAGCTGGCGGGCAACACCGGTGGGCGCTTTCGACTTGGGCTGGGCAGTCAGGTGAAAGCCCACGTCGAGCGCCGCTACGGTGTCCCCTTCGATCCCCCGGGGCCCCGTCTGCGCGACTACCTGCTTGCCGTGCAGGATATCCTCGCTACGTTCCGGGGCGAGCGGGAACTCGACCACCACAGCAGGTATTACGATCTGAACTTCCTGCCGCCCACGTTCCGCCCCGAGCCCCATGAGCACGGTCAGATCAAGGTTGACGTGTCCGCGGTCGGACCCTGGATGGCAAGGATGGCCGGCGAATACGCCGACGGGCTTCACGTGCATCCGCTGCACTCCTTGCCCTATCTCCACAACCGCCTGGTACCAGCGGTGCGCATCGGCGAGGAGGCGGCGGAGCGGGCACCGGGAACGGTCGACCTCCTCGTCCCGGTGTTCATCGTGCCCGGAGACACTACGGAGGAGCGCGAGGCTCTCACTGCCCGAACTCGGCGCCAGATTGCCTTCTACGGCTCCACCCTCAATTACGCGTTCCAGTTCGACGACCTTGGATTCGAAGGAACCTCCGAGAATCTCCACCACTTGCTACGCGCTGGGGACACCGCCAGCATGACGGCCCTGATCACCGACGAAATGCTTGAGCACTTCGCCCTCATCGGACCGTGGGATTCGATCGCGGACACGCTCGTCGCTCGCTACGGAGGGGTTGCGGAGCGCGTGATCTCGTATCTGACAGTCGAGGACCTGGCGCGCAACCCCGAAAACCTGGGCCGGTGGACCGAAATCGCCCGTGCAGTGCGCTCCACGCCCCGTCAGCCCTCGCAGAGTGAGCCTCCTACCGGGCTTGCTTGCGCGCCTTGA